The genome window gtttagggttagtatATAATTTGTTGAAACGTTACTGATAgtgtgtagatggtctgtagagcGTCTAcggatggactatccaaataaagtgttaaccaattttatttttgtctatttaaaaaaaaaaatgggctaGCATCTCACATAGAGAAGTGTTTATCTAACCCATTGTTTAGACTACTAATATGGTAACACTCAGTCCATGAGCTGTGGCTGGTACAGTATTCTCTTATTAGTTGTATACATTCCACATTCCTTATGTAGGAGGTCACTTTGGAAAGTGTGACATAGGGAATCTTACTACAGAACATTCTGTACTGTCCATGTACGGTATATTATTGGAGATTGTGGATTTTAATATATTTTGTTCCGCAAACTGTTCACAACTAACTTTAGATAGATCTGTCCGAAGTGTTTTTTTCCAGTTGGTTTGGAATCAGCATTTAACCATTCTACTCCAAAGCTCATTTCATATATGCGTGCCAGAAAATTAGAACGGATGTAGGGAAGGCTACGCTGCAAATAGAAGAAGCATTACTTGAATCTAGTCTAAACCCTATTTACACCAGCCTTGTTTTAAGTGCTTGAGATTTTCTGCATTAATTCTTTTAATAGCCACAGCCTGACATATAATAAATTGTTGGATGACAGCTCCCTCCCTGCGGGGTGTAAAATTAACGTGTTAAAAaatgtcccttctctctctgccctctctctgccctctctctttctctctgccctctctctttctctctgccctctctaggTTTTTACGAGCTGAGTGACGGAGCTTCGGGGTCCCTCTCCAACTCCTCCAACTCGGTGTTCAGTGAGTGTTTGTCCAGCTGTCGCTCCAGCACCTGTTTCTGCAGTCCTCTCGACACATCAGTGTGTGCCTCTGAGGGAAGGCTCAAATCTGCAGGTGAGAGAGAGGCCCTCACAGCCCAGCCCCATAAGGGTTGTGGTGAATTTCATTTGAATtcagtcaataaaaaaataaaaaagtttttCCTCATAGAGAAGCATTGatgagaattggaatttcagtttacttcctcaATTAAAAAGGGGTTGACTCCAACCCTGCAGCACAGCCCAGCACTACGCCTTTGGGCAGGACAGAATCCTGATGTTTGATGGCACGTGGTCTATCTTGGGAGCAACAAGCAGGGCTGAATAATTTTGTTGTCCATTGCTGTATAAACAACGCTTTCCTCCTTTCCCGAAAGACCCCCATCACACCCACCATCCACATAACAGTGTCTTTTATTACAGTGCGTCATTCCAGCTGGCCCCAGTTCAACTAATAGTTTCCTTTGTGTTGTTACCAATAGTGGGGTTTGTTGTGACAATACTTTGATTCAGTTTCAAACGAATGATAGAGTGGATGGAaacaccaaatggcaccctttcccctacatagtgcactactttcgaccagagccctatgggcactatatagggtgttatttgggataCAGAACACTGTCAGTTGCGCTAGATTCCCGGCCAGGCCAGGCAGATGGCTTGGCTGTAACTAACAGCCACGCCTATGATGATAAGACACAAACAAAAGGGCCATTAACACATCTAAACCAACTGCCCCCTTCGTTAGCATATTGAGAGGTTGCATGCTTTGCTCTGCTTACCCTTTCAACACTACTGTAAGCTTCTGGGTGGTTTCCGTTGTTTGAATTACTAGTGGTGTCTGTAGTCCGTACACTTTCTTTCCGGTCTGGTTTCCATATGAGATACTGTTGTTCTGTAGTCTTTGTACTGTAGTTCTTACTCTTTGTCTTCTGTGTGGTTTTCAGATGAGCTGGGCAGCTGTGCTGAGTGTGAGAACCAGTGTGCAGAGCAGCAGACCATAGGGACGGTTAGGAAGTCACTCTCCACTCCCTACTCCCCCTCTACGGATGCCTCTTCCACCACTCAAGACATCCAGTCTAAGTACCACTGTGACCTGATCGCCAAGAATGGCAGCGACGTGTACCGCTACCCCAGCCCCCTCCATGCAGTGGCCGTACAAAGCCCCATCTTCTTCCAGTCTCTTGCCGGCCATCTCAAGGAGGACGTGGGGCTATCAAAGAGCAGCGGAGGTGAGGGCTTCGGTGACTGTCAGAAACTAAAGCAGCTGCCGATTCTGGTGCCCCAGAACACTTCTTGGCCTGCCTCCCACGCGCCTACCAGCAAACGACTGGACAATTATATATTCGGCCTGCTTCAGAGGAGGGCTCAGCCCATTAGGACCAATAAGCCGCGGACGAGCATCAGCACAGACCCCTCTAAGAGCATCCTGAGGCAGGGCAGCTTGTGTGTGAGACAGGCTACTGTTGCCCAGCAGCAGCAAGGAAGGACTGCTGCTCCTGTTCCTGACCTCAAACCAGCCTGGCAGATGTGTTTACATGCAGGTGGTGCCAGTAACACTGATCCAGGAACAGGCACTTCACAGAGACAGTGGTCAGTGGAGAGCAAAGGGGAACTCCTCTTAGAAAATGGGATGGTGTCCCAGTCTCTGGGCCAACCTCAGAACGGATATGCCACAATCGACGGCAGTGACATTCACACCAACAGCCTGGTAAAAAAGAAGGGGTCTGGGTCGTCAGCCAATAAAGGACTTCCATCGGCGACCGGTCCTCTGTCTAAGGATTACCAAGACTTGGGCTCCCCAAATGCCAACTCCTCCCCCAAAGAGAGCAAGCATCCTTATTTCCCTGCTGCTCCAGAGGACGTCAGTACTAAACCCCCCCAGACACTCCCTAGAGACCGCACCAAAACAGGCACTCCCAAGAAAAGCCCTAAGAGCATCCTGGTCTCTGTCCAGACAGCCCAGACCACTAAGGAAGAGAGGCCCATGCTAGAGCTGGTGAGTCTAGGGTCTTCCTCTCAGAGCCAGGATGAAGGTCAGGGTCACATGGTCAGTGCCCAGTACATCCCTGCCCAGAGGCAGACTGTCAAGCTCCGCAAAGCGGGCAAGAACATCAAGATCGTCAAGGTGAAGAATGCCTCTCTGAAACCACACCGAGGGGTTCACGCACATGCTGAGCCTGTGTCATCTGAGGCAAcaggggggagggagaagggtcaccgatctggatggttgaggaagTCTCGTCAGCCTGAGGAGGTACAACACGTGCACAAAGTCTCCTCCAAGAGGGGGGTGTCCTCTAGGGCCAAACGCACCATCCCTGCCTCCATCCCTGAGGGCCGGGTCCTTGAGAAACACACGGCCACAGTGTCCACAACCAGGTCCACTGTGTCCAGGCATCATGGTCACCATGGCAGGGAAGTGGTGGTGGCCAAGCCCAAGTACAAGAGGACAAGCGGACATGACTACAACCGAGGAAGGCTGAAGGCCATCACTGAGGTGCCTTACGATGAGGCCTTTAGGAGAGCCCACCGCAGACAGAAGAGGGAGGTCCTCGGCCAGGTCTCCACCACCACATACCTACCCTCCAACGTGAAATTCGCCAGCCCTTACGCCTACGTGGCTGGCAGCGACTCGGAGTACTCCGCGGAGTGCGCCTCTCTCTTCCATTCCACCATCGTGGACACCAGTGAGGATGAGCGGAGCAACTACACCACCAACTGCTTCGGGGACAGCGAGTCCAGCCTGAGTGAGGGGGACTTTGTGGGAGAGAGCACCACCAGCAGTGACTCTGAGGAAAGCGGAGTGATGAACTGGCCCCAGTTTTCAGGGCAGGGCGCTGGGCATCATGAGTTAACCGCTGCCCAGGCTAAGGCCTTCATCAAGATCAAGGCCTCTCACAACCTGAAGAAGAAGATCCTCCGCTTCCGATCGGCGGGCTCGCTAAAACTGATGACGACTGTATGAGGGAGGGATTTCAGAGTGTCAGGCGGGAAGCAGTGACTCAGCCAATCAAATTGgccactctctctctgcccaaGATCAAGTGCCTAGGCAGATTTTTTATTTACAGAAAGTCTTTACTGAAATCAATCTCAGACGTTTAAGGAAACTTTTAATTGGGATGCAAGGATTTGTACAAAATGTCCAGCAGACTCCCTCTCCCTGCACTTTCTGACAAATGTTGGACAAGGTGAAAAGCATCTAAGTAGCCCCCATTTTTATTTTGTTGTATGTAGcggtttttgtatttattatggacatTACCCTTGCTGTGGTACATGGCAAGAATCTGTACATGCTTTTAATGTTCTTGGTTTACTTTTTTGGATTAAAGATATTTCTAACATAATATATTTGGTTGCTACTTCTTGGACACGTGATTAAAGCAGAGTATTAAGTGTCTGTAAGGAATATTAACGGCAAGATGGACATATTCTATTCTGACCACTGACAACTGCTGATGATACCATGATAACGCTTTGATATACTGCACCActttaaagtttggacacacctactcattccagggtttttatttttttactgttttctac of Salmo salar chromosome ssa01, Ssal_v3.1, whole genome shotgun sequence contains these proteins:
- the dact1 gene encoding dapper homolog 1 yields the protein MDTMKQTAAGAEMLVSKDYTLQMRDRRECDTRSREIIEEEMARVRTRERLEATLAGLGELDYLRQRQDLLVRNVLNRQEDSISTGDDPMCVTHEENYLNSEEKLLEENILLLRKQLNCLRKRDAGLINQLQELDRQISDLRLDTEASHEQVETDSRPSSGFYELSDGASGSLSNSSNSVFSECLSSCRSSTCFCSPLDTSVCASEGRLKSADELGSCAECENQCAEQQTIGTVRKSLSTPYSPSTDASSTTQDIQSKYHCDLIAKNGSDVYRYPSPLHAVAVQSPIFFQSLAGHLKEDVGLSKSSGGEGFGDCQKLKQLPILVPQNTSWPASHAPTSKRLDNYIFGLLQRRAQPIRTNKPRTSISTDPSKSILRQGSLCVRQATVAQQQQGRTAAPVPDLKPAWQMCLHAGGASNTDPGTGTSQRQWSVESKGELLLENGMVSQSLGQPQNGYATIDGSDIHTNSLVKKKGSGSSANKGLPSATGPLSKDYQDLGSPNANSSPKESKHPYFPAAPEDVSTKPPQTLPRDRTKTGTPKKSPKSILVSVQTAQTTKEERPMLELVSLGSSSQSQDEGQGHMVSAQYIPAQRQTVKLRKAGKNIKIVKVKNASLKPHRGVHAHAEPVSSEATGGREKGHRSGWLRKSRQPEEVQHVHKVSSKRGVSSRAKRTIPASIPEGRVLEKHTATVSTTRSTVSRHHGHHGREVVVAKPKYKRTSGHDYNRGRLKAITEVPYDEAFRRAHRRQKREVLGQVSTTTYLPSNVKFASPYAYVAGSDSEYSAECASLFHSTIVDTSEDERSNYTTNCFGDSESSLSEGDFVGESTTSSDSEESGVMNWPQFSGQGAGHHELTAAQAKAFIKIKASHNLKKKILRFRSAGSLKLMTTV